A stretch of Arthrobacter sp. NEB 688 DNA encodes these proteins:
- the nuoK gene encoding NADH-quinone oxidoreductase subunit NuoK, which yields MIHLVGPYLLAAALVGLGVAGIAVRRNAVLLLVGVELVLSGGLVLLVATQATGLDRWAAGSVLPLFTITIAAAEVVVALAVVLAVFRQRGSIDLDRRSEPEDVP from the coding sequence GTGATCCACCTCGTCGGTCCGTACCTCCTGGCCGCCGCCCTCGTCGGGCTGGGCGTCGCCGGGATCGCGGTGCGCCGCAACGCCGTCCTCCTGCTCGTCGGCGTCGAGCTCGTGCTCTCGGGCGGGCTCGTGCTGCTCGTCGCGACGCAGGCCACCGGCCTCGACCGCTGGGCGGCCGGCAGCGTCCTGCCGCTGTTCACCATCACGATCGCGGCCGCCGAGGTCGTCGTCGCGCTCGCCGTCGTCCTCGCCGTCTTCCGGCAGCGCGGCAGCATCGACCTCGACCGGCGCAGCGAGCCGGAGGACGTCCCGTGA
- a CDS encoding complex I subunit 1 family protein: MTLLEAALRAVAALAAFLVLPLLVGQAEHKVMAHMQGRLGPMYAGGFHGWAQLVADGVKFVQKEDITPRAADRWVFRLAPAVALVPYLVALALVPVHPGVAAVDVPGSLVLLLAATSVGALGTLMAGWSSANKYSLIGGLRAAAQLVSYELPIVLALASVALAGGSLSLAVLTERWSPLWLLWQLPGAVVFLVAAVAELQRPPFDMPVADAELVMGAWTEYTGLRFAFFLLSEYAGIVVMSLLFATLWLGGWHGPFPDALGWLWTLLKGFVVALLVIWVRVAWPRLREDQLQRLAWLWLVPLALGQLLLTGVGVVLGW; encoded by the coding sequence ATGACGCTCCTCGAGGCGGCCCTGCGCGCGGTCGCGGCGCTCGCGGCCTTCCTCGTCCTGCCGCTGCTCGTCGGGCAGGCCGAGCACAAGGTGATGGCGCACATGCAGGGCCGGCTCGGCCCGATGTACGCCGGTGGCTTCCACGGCTGGGCGCAGCTCGTCGCCGACGGCGTGAAGTTCGTCCAGAAGGAGGACATCACGCCGCGCGCGGCCGACCGCTGGGTCTTCCGGCTCGCCCCGGCCGTCGCGCTCGTGCCCTACCTCGTCGCGCTCGCGCTCGTGCCGGTGCACCCGGGCGTCGCGGCGGTCGACGTCCCCGGCTCGCTCGTCCTCCTGCTGGCGGCCACCTCGGTCGGGGCGCTCGGCACGCTGATGGCCGGCTGGTCCAGCGCCAACAAGTACTCGCTCATCGGCGGCCTGCGCGCCGCCGCGCAGCTCGTGTCGTACGAGCTGCCCATCGTCCTGGCGCTCGCGTCGGTGGCGCTGGCCGGCGGCTCGCTGTCGCTGGCCGTCCTCACCGAGCGCTGGAGCCCGCTCTGGCTGCTCTGGCAGCTGCCCGGCGCGGTCGTCTTCCTCGTCGCCGCCGTCGCCGAGCTGCAGCGCCCGCCGTTCGACATGCCGGTCGCCGACGCCGAGCTCGTCATGGGCGCCTGGACCGAGTACACCGGCCTGCGCTTCGCCTTCTTCCTGCTCTCGGAGTACGCGGGCATCGTCGTCATGTCGCTGCTCTTCGCCACGCTCTGGCTCGGGGGCTGGCACGGGCCGTTCCCCGACGCCCTCGGCTGGCTCTGGACGCTGCTCAAGGGGTTCGTCGTGGCGCTGCTCGTCATCTGGGTGCGGGTCGCCTGGCCCCGCCTGCGCGAGGACCAGCTGCAGCGGCTGGCCTGGCTCTGGCTCGTCCCGCTGGCCCTCGGCCAGCTCCTGCTCACGGGTGTGGGGGTGGTGCTCGGATGGTGA
- a CDS encoding NADH-quinone oxidoreductase subunit M, which produces MVVSLLLALPAAVGLWLVSGGRGLAPAPARRLAASTAGLTLVLAVAVALTRPGVDRSWLPELGVRWSFGVDGISVPLVLLTALMGVVVTAHAWVELPAGGTPATFLGCLLLVEAGALATFTARDAVLFLVAFEVVLVPMWVLIGRYGDPRDPRARREAAQRFVLYTAVGSTTMLVGILLLVASAGTADLRELAGGAGAALAPGTQLAVAVLLVVGLAVKVPVFPLHTWLPPAHTTAPTAGSVLLAAVLLKMGTYGLVRLPVATVPDGFGRLAPVLAVAGVVGIVWGGLVCLVERDLKRLVAYSSVAHMGFVVLALASGSETGLQAALYANIAHGVVSALLFVLVGGLKHRWGSVDLAVRRPALRETSPRLGFVLLLGLAASLGLPGLAGFWGEFLAIYSAWRPAADRPGAVLLTCAVVAAVGAALAAAYALRVAGLVWSGDRPDPESPVTPDTVGVERWVLAGLSALVVLLGVAPMLLLSVTHDAVAAIGGAR; this is translated from the coding sequence GTGGTCGTGAGCCTGCTCCTCGCGCTCCCCGCCGCGGTCGGCCTCTGGCTGGTCAGCGGCGGGCGCGGCCTCGCACCCGCGCCGGCCCGCCGGCTGGCGGCCTCCACCGCGGGCCTCACGCTCGTGCTCGCCGTGGCCGTGGCGCTGACCCGTCCCGGCGTCGACCGCTCGTGGCTGCCCGAGCTCGGGGTGCGCTGGTCCTTCGGCGTCGACGGCATCTCGGTGCCGCTCGTCCTGCTCACGGCGCTCATGGGCGTCGTCGTCACCGCCCACGCGTGGGTCGAGCTGCCCGCGGGCGGCACCCCGGCGACCTTCCTCGGCTGCCTCCTCCTCGTCGAGGCCGGCGCCCTCGCCACCTTCACCGCCCGTGACGCCGTGCTCTTCCTCGTCGCCTTCGAGGTCGTCCTCGTCCCGATGTGGGTGCTCATCGGCCGCTACGGCGACCCCCGTGACCCGCGAGCCCGCCGCGAGGCCGCGCAGCGCTTCGTCCTCTACACCGCGGTGGGGTCGACGACGATGCTCGTCGGCATTCTCCTGCTCGTCGCGTCGGCGGGCACGGCCGACCTGCGCGAGCTCGCGGGCGGGGCGGGCGCCGCGCTGGCCCCCGGCACGCAGCTGGCCGTCGCCGTCCTGCTCGTCGTCGGGCTCGCCGTCAAGGTCCCGGTCTTCCCGCTGCACACCTGGCTGCCCCCCGCGCACACGACCGCCCCGACCGCCGGGTCGGTGCTGCTCGCCGCGGTCCTGCTCAAGATGGGCACCTACGGCCTCGTCCGGCTGCCCGTCGCCACGGTCCCGGACGGGTTCGGGCGGCTGGCGCCGGTGCTCGCCGTGGCCGGTGTGGTCGGCATCGTCTGGGGCGGTCTCGTCTGCCTCGTCGAGCGCGACCTCAAGCGACTCGTCGCGTACTCGTCCGTGGCGCACATGGGGTTCGTCGTCCTCGCCCTCGCGAGCGGCTCCGAGACCGGGCTGCAGGCGGCGCTCTACGCCAACATCGCGCACGGCGTCGTCTCGGCGCTGCTCTTCGTCCTCGTCGGCGGCCTCAAGCACCGGTGGGGGAGCGTCGACCTCGCGGTCCGGCGGCCCGCCCTTCGCGAGACTTCGCCGCGCCTCGGGTTCGTCCTCCTCCTCGGGCTGGCCGCGAGCCTCGGACTCCCGGGCCTGGCCGGCTTCTGGGGCGAGTTCCTCGCGATCTACTCCGCGTGGCGGCCGGCCGCCGACCGGCCGGGGGCGGTCCTGCTCACGTGCGCGGTCGTCGCCGCGGTCGGTGCCGCCCTCGCGGCGGCCTACGCGCTGCGCGTCGCGGGCCTCGTGTGGTCCGGCGACCGTCCCGACCCCGAGTCGCCCGTCACCCCCGACACCGTCGGCGTCGAGCGGTGGGTGCTCGCCGGGCTGTCGGCCCTCGTCGTCCTCCTCGGGGTCGCGCCGATGCTCCTGCTCTCGGTCACCCACGACGCGGTCGCGGCGATCGGCGGTGCCCGATGA
- a CDS encoding NADH-quinone oxidoreductase subunit C encodes MADEVREVEPGGWRSAVAAARDEGHAFFDWLSAVDRLHDEAAPGFDVLCHLLDVSTPGALRGVLLRTRVADGEAVQSLTPVFAGAAWHERETHEMFGIDVEGFDDGSGLGLRPLLLPDGFEGTPLRKSFQLAARASRPWPGGKEPGEGHDSARSPSRRRVQAPGVPPPEWGPR; translated from the coding sequence GTGGCGGACGAGGTGCGTGAGGTCGAGCCCGGCGGGTGGCGGTCCGCCGTCGCCGCGGCCCGGGACGAGGGCCACGCCTTCTTCGACTGGCTGAGCGCCGTCGACCGGCTCCACGACGAGGCGGCGCCGGGGTTCGACGTGCTCTGCCACCTCCTCGATGTCTCGACCCCCGGCGCGCTGCGCGGGGTGCTCCTGCGCACCCGCGTCGCGGACGGCGAGGCCGTGCAGTCGCTGACGCCGGTCTTCGCCGGCGCCGCGTGGCACGAGCGCGAGACGCACGAGATGTTCGGCATCGACGTCGAGGGCTTCGACGACGGCAGCGGCCTCGGCCTGCGCCCCCTCCTGCTGCCCGACGGCTTCGAGGGCACGCCGCTGCGCAAGTCCTTCCAGCTCGCGGCGCGCGCGAGCCGCCCCTGGCCGGGCGGCAAGGAGCCGGGCGAGGGCCACGACAGCGCCCGCTCGCCGAGCCGCCGCCGCGTCCAGGCGCCGGGCGTCCCGCCGCCGGAGTGGGGTCCGCGATGA
- a CDS encoding glucosamine-6-phosphate deaminase, which translates to MEILVSPGPDETASRAAEVVLAGLRRSGGHPPVLGLATGSSPLGLYRELGRAVADGRADFSGTYGVALDEYVGLPPGHPEGYRQVLLREVCGVVGLAPERLEVPDGSATDAVALEASAAAYEARIEELGGVDVQVLGIGANGHLGFNEPGSALASRTRVKRLSARTRRDNARFFTGLDDVPTHCLTQGLGTILAARRLVLVATGDAKAEAVAAALEGPLTASVPASVLQWHPDTVVCLDEAAAAGLRNRQYYDDSAAGLPT; encoded by the coding sequence ATGGAGATCCTCGTCAGCCCCGGACCCGACGAGACCGCGTCCCGCGCGGCCGAGGTCGTCCTCGCCGGTCTGCGTCGCTCCGGCGGCCACCCGCCCGTGCTCGGCCTCGCGACCGGCTCCTCCCCGCTCGGCCTCTACCGCGAGCTCGGTCGCGCCGTCGCCGACGGACGCGCCGACTTCTCCGGGACCTACGGCGTCGCGCTCGACGAGTACGTCGGCCTGCCGCCCGGGCACCCCGAGGGCTACCGGCAGGTGCTGCTGCGCGAGGTGTGCGGGGTCGTGGGGCTCGCGCCCGAGCGGCTGGAGGTGCCGGACGGCTCGGCCACCGACGCCGTCGCGCTCGAGGCCTCGGCCGCCGCGTACGAGGCGCGCATCGAGGAGCTCGGCGGGGTCGACGTGCAGGTCCTCGGCATCGGCGCCAACGGGCACCTGGGGTTCAACGAGCCGGGGTCGGCCCTCGCGTCGCGCACCCGGGTCAAGCGCCTCTCCGCCCGCACCCGCCGCGACAACGCGCGCTTCTTCACCGGGCTCGACGACGTGCCGACGCACTGCCTGACGCAAGGTCTCGGGACCATCCTCGCCGCCCGCCGCCTCGTGCTCGTCGCGACCGGCGACGCCAAGGCCGAGGCGGTCGCGGCGGCGCTCGAGGGGCCGCTCACGGCGTCCGTGCCGGCGTCGGTGCTCCAGTGGCACCCCGACACCGTCGTCTGCCTCGACGAGGCCGCCGCCGCCGGGCTGCGCAACCGCCAGTACTACGACGACTCCGCAGCGGGCCTCCCCACCTGA
- a CDS encoding NADH-quinone oxidoreductase subunit I, which produces MVTADDRGRTGGLPGVLKGLATTARTALRPTHTAEYPDVAPSLPPRSRGVIALLEENCTSCMLCARECPDWCIFIDSHKETIPAPTPGGRERQRNVLDRFAIDFSLCMYCGICIEVCPFDALHWSPQFEYAETDIRDLLHEKERLGEWMPTVPPPPALDERAAEPAEVAAANRPARGTGLVGGAGAARPPRTVRPKVVREKPSAAPQDDP; this is translated from the coding sequence ATGGTGACCGCCGACGACCGCGGACGGACCGGCGGGCTGCCGGGCGTCCTCAAGGGGCTCGCGACGACCGCGCGGACCGCCCTGCGCCCCACCCACACCGCGGAGTACCCCGACGTCGCGCCGAGCCTGCCGCCGCGCAGCCGCGGGGTCATCGCGCTGCTCGAGGAGAACTGCACCTCGTGCATGCTCTGCGCTCGCGAGTGCCCGGACTGGTGCATCTTCATCGACTCGCACAAGGAGACGATCCCGGCCCCGACGCCGGGCGGGCGCGAGCGCCAGCGCAACGTCCTCGACCGGTTCGCGATCGACTTCTCCCTGTGCATGTACTGCGGCATCTGCATCGAGGTGTGCCCGTTCGACGCGCTGCACTGGAGCCCGCAGTTCGAGTACGCCGAGACCGACATCCGCGACCTGCTCCACGAGAAGGAGCGCCTCGGCGAGTGGATGCCCACCGTCCCGCCGCCGCCGGCGCTGGACGAGCGCGCCGCCGAGCCGGCCGAGGTCGCCGCGGCCAACCGGCCGGCGCGGGGCACCGGGCTCGTCGGCGGGGCCGGCGCAGCGCGCCCGCCGCGCACCGTCCGGCCCAAGGTCGTCCGCGAGAAGCCGTCCGCCGCACCGCAGGACGACCCGTGA
- a CDS encoding proton-conducting transporter membrane subunit, whose translation MTSLVSVDALVLAPALAPVLGVVLVLVGDAVRPGRSRWALPLAGVVLVAGAVLALRGSLGSELEPLRTLCLPAPDGACLWTAGPRTSTLQAAVLLASAAALALLHDGRAGRRDTTVTATLLLASATGGVAVAAARDLGSWLVALELATVPVVALVALRGTRSAAHGALSLLVTSLASFALLVLGAALWVTATADATFSSETVAAAWADPDRRRVLVLAVVLLVSGLGFKLSLVPFHAWTPQAYAAADLGTTLFLAAASKVSAAAALLVVVSALVGAAPGPTVALVLGLPAVASLLLGTVVALRQDDPVRLLAWSTIAQAGWVVVPLTAVSTAGLRASAAYVVTYAAATTVAFAVVARTGARTLADTRGLLRRDPLAGGALVLALLVLAGLPPGVIGLVVKIVALSAPVASGVWPVAAAAVVAVVLGLAVYLRWVAVLLSQPDGDAAEGVPAGRSTGVVVLVGTAVLVVVSALPHLLLGGLG comes from the coding sequence ATGACCTCCCTCGTCTCCGTCGACGCCCTCGTCCTGGCCCCCGCGCTGGCGCCCGTGCTCGGGGTCGTGCTCGTCCTCGTCGGGGACGCCGTGCGCCCCGGCCGCTCGCGGTGGGCGCTGCCCCTGGCGGGCGTCGTCCTCGTGGCGGGCGCCGTGCTCGCCCTGCGCGGCAGCCTCGGCTCCGAGCTCGAGCCGCTGCGCACCCTCTGCCTCCCCGCGCCCGACGGCGCCTGCCTCTGGACGGCCGGCCCGCGCACCTCGACCCTGCAGGCCGCCGTCCTGCTCGCCTCCGCGGCCGCGCTCGCGCTGCTGCACGACGGCCGGGCCGGGCGCCGCGACACCACCGTCACCGCCACGCTGCTGCTGGCGTCCGCGACCGGAGGGGTGGCCGTCGCCGCCGCCCGCGACCTCGGCTCGTGGCTCGTCGCGCTCGAGCTGGCCACCGTGCCGGTCGTCGCACTCGTCGCCCTGCGCGGCACCCGCTCGGCCGCCCACGGCGCCCTCAGCCTGCTCGTCACCTCGCTCGCGTCCTTCGCGCTGCTCGTCCTCGGGGCGGCCCTCTGGGTCACCGCGACCGCCGACGCCACCTTCTCGTCCGAGACGGTGGCCGCGGCCTGGGCCGACCCCGACCGCCGGCGCGTCCTCGTCCTCGCCGTGGTGCTGCTCGTCAGCGGGCTGGGGTTCAAGCTCTCGCTCGTGCCTTTCCACGCGTGGACGCCGCAGGCCTACGCCGCGGCCGACCTCGGCACGACCCTCTTCCTCGCGGCCGCCTCCAAGGTCTCGGCCGCGGCGGCGCTGCTCGTCGTCGTCTCCGCGCTCGTGGGCGCCGCGCCCGGGCCGACGGTGGCGCTCGTCCTCGGCCTGCCCGCGGTGGCCTCGCTCCTGCTCGGCACCGTCGTGGCGCTGCGGCAGGACGACCCGGTGCGCCTGCTCGCGTGGTCGACCATCGCCCAGGCCGGATGGGTCGTCGTGCCGCTGACGGCGGTGTCGACCGCCGGGCTGCGCGCCTCGGCCGCCTACGTCGTCACCTACGCCGCCGCCACGACGGTCGCCTTCGCCGTCGTCGCGCGCACCGGGGCCCGCACGCTCGCCGACACCCGCGGGCTGCTGCGCCGCGACCCGCTCGCCGGCGGCGCCCTCGTCCTCGCGCTCCTCGTCCTCGCCGGGCTGCCGCCGGGCGTCATCGGCCTCGTCGTCAAGATCGTCGCGCTGTCGGCGCCGGTCGCGTCCGGGGTGTGGCCGGTGGCCGCGGCGGCCGTCGTCGCCGTCGTCCTCGGCCTCGCGGTGTACCTGCGGTGGGTCGCCGTGCTGCTGTCGCAGCCGGACGGCGACGCGGCGGAGGGCGTCCCGGCGGGCCGCTCGACCGGGGTGGTCGTCCTCGTCGGGACGGCGGTCCTCGTCGTCGTCAGCGCCCTGCCCCACCTGCTGCTCGGCGGGCTCGGCTGA
- a CDS encoding proton-conducting transporter membrane subunit: MTPWLLVLPTLLAAGLGVAVRRDDRWAGALAVGGTGVTLLLAVVAWISQSGTAVGHLPSLPLGDLQVPLTLATDPVRLAVATVVALVATGVQAYSTWYLAADDRYGQFAATVSLFTAAMLLVVVSSDLVLTVVGWEVMGWCSYLLIGHWSRRPAARRAALKAFLVTRVADIGFVLGLVGLAAGARSTDLGTVVRAWDRPTACIDTAVAAGSSVGDALAACAAPDATLRAVLLVLVVIGVLGKSAQVPFQDWLADAMEGPTPASALIHAATMVAAGTVVLAGLFPLLADSPSARWVLGIAASVTMLLAAVLAFAQSDLKRMLAWSTVSQVAIMLGAVAAAPGAAGPDAGLLHLWSHALFKSLLFLAIGWAAVAAGGTAATALRGSAAAAPVLRAAFLVGFLSLAGVPLVVGGVSKEHVLATAWDGAVAGDGPGVLVLVVLVLTSAVTAAYSTRGYLVLTAHVRQRPTAGGVTPAAPVVLWVLTVLVVFGGLVLLTDTFAVGEVSLLWLLLTVLVVGLGVAVALRGGLDRDPAEVLARRLTPHADRGLGVDAVYRRLVARPVLRAARVVAFLDTEVVDAYVRGTAVTTRAAGWAGVRLHRGERPSAGVGLVLGAVVVLGLVGVLAWS; this comes from the coding sequence GTGACCCCCTGGCTCCTCGTCCTGCCGACGCTGCTCGCGGCCGGGCTCGGCGTGGCCGTCCGCCGCGACGACCGCTGGGCCGGCGCCCTCGCCGTCGGCGGCACGGGGGTCACCCTGCTGCTCGCCGTCGTCGCGTGGATCTCGCAGTCCGGCACCGCCGTCGGCCACCTGCCGTCCCTGCCGCTCGGCGACCTCCAGGTCCCGCTCACCCTCGCGACCGACCCGGTGCGCCTCGCCGTCGCCACCGTCGTCGCGCTCGTCGCCACCGGGGTGCAGGCGTACTCGACGTGGTACCTCGCGGCCGACGACCGCTACGGCCAGTTCGCCGCCACCGTCAGCCTGTTCACCGCGGCGATGCTGCTCGTCGTCGTCTCGTCCGACCTCGTCCTCACGGTCGTCGGCTGGGAGGTCATGGGCTGGTGCTCCTACCTCCTCATCGGCCACTGGTCGCGCCGTCCGGCGGCCCGCCGCGCGGCGCTCAAGGCGTTCCTCGTGACCCGCGTGGCCGACATCGGGTTCGTCCTCGGCCTCGTCGGGCTGGCCGCCGGGGCCCGTTCCACCGACCTCGGTACGGTCGTGCGCGCCTGGGACCGCCCCACCGCGTGCATCGACACCGCGGTCGCCGCGGGCTCCAGCGTCGGTGACGCCCTCGCCGCCTGCGCCGCACCGGACGCCACGCTGCGGGCCGTCCTCCTCGTCCTCGTCGTCATCGGCGTCCTCGGCAAGTCGGCGCAGGTCCCGTTCCAGGACTGGCTCGCCGACGCGATGGAGGGCCCGACGCCGGCCAGCGCGCTCATCCACGCCGCGACGATGGTGGCCGCCGGCACCGTCGTGCTCGCCGGGCTCTTCCCGCTGCTCGCCGACAGCCCGAGCGCGCGCTGGGTGCTCGGCATCGCCGCGTCCGTGACGATGCTGCTCGCCGCCGTCCTCGCCTTCGCGCAGAGCGACCTCAAGCGGATGCTCGCGTGGTCGACGGTCAGCCAGGTCGCCATCATGCTCGGGGCCGTCGCCGCCGCGCCCGGTGCGGCCGGCCCGGACGCCGGTCTGCTGCACCTGTGGTCGCACGCGCTGTTCAAGTCGCTGCTCTTCCTCGCCATCGGCTGGGCCGCGGTCGCCGCCGGGGGCACCGCCGCGACCGCCCTGAGGGGCAGCGCCGCCGCGGCGCCCGTCCTGCGGGCCGCGTTCCTCGTCGGCTTCCTGTCGCTCGCCGGCGTGCCGCTCGTCGTCGGCGGCGTCTCGAAGGAGCACGTCCTCGCGACCGCCTGGGACGGCGCGGTGGCCGGCGACGGCCCGGGCGTCCTCGTCCTCGTCGTGCTCGTCCTCACCTCGGCCGTCACCGCCGCCTACTCGACGCGCGGCTACCTCGTCCTCACCGCGCACGTGCGCCAGCGCCCGACCGCGGGCGGGGTGACCCCGGCCGCCCCCGTCGTGCTGTGGGTGCTCACCGTGCTCGTCGTGTTCGGCGGCCTCGTCCTGCTCACCGACACCTTCGCGGTCGGCGAGGTGTCGCTCCTCTGGCTGCTGCTCACCGTCCTCGTCGTCGGGCTCGGGGTGGCGGTCGCGCTGCGCGGCGGCCTCGACCGCGACCCTGCCGAGGTCCTCGCCCGCCGGCTCACGCCGCACGCCGACCGCGGGCTCGGCGTCGACGCGGTCTACCGTCGCCTCGTCGCGCGACCCGTCCTGCGGGCGGCCCGCGTCGTCGCCTTCCTCGACACCGAGGTCGTCGACGCCTACGTCCGCGGCACCGCCGTCACGACGCGCGCGGCCGGCTGGGCCGGGGTGCGCCTGCACCGCGGCGAGCGGCCGAGCGCCGGCGTCGGGCTCGTCCTCGGGGCGGTCGTCGTCCTCGGCCTCGTGGGGGTCCTCGCGTGGTCGTGA
- a CDS encoding NADH-quinone oxidoreductase subunit J encodes MTALDTAFAASGVLAVLGGLFAVTTRHVVHAALWLVVALLGVAGSLLVLGAELVALVLVLVYVGAVVVLVLFALMLTRAPIGPDVAHAVGPWRAVGAGLLGLATAGLLATALVPLADGTVERADVTTTQVAGQLFGTWVWPFELLSLLLLAALVGALAVARGERAVDGATAP; translated from the coding sequence GTGACGGCGCTCGACACCGCCTTCGCCGCGAGCGGGGTGCTCGCCGTCCTCGGGGGGCTCTTCGCCGTGACGACGCGCCACGTCGTCCACGCCGCGCTCTGGCTCGTCGTCGCGCTCCTCGGCGTGGCCGGCTCGCTGCTCGTCCTCGGCGCCGAGCTCGTGGCCCTCGTGCTCGTCCTCGTCTACGTCGGCGCGGTCGTCGTGCTCGTCCTCTTCGCGCTGATGCTCACCCGCGCCCCCATCGGACCCGACGTCGCCCACGCGGTCGGTCCCTGGCGGGCGGTCGGCGCCGGGCTGCTCGGCCTCGCGACGGCCGGGCTGCTCGCGACGGCGCTCGTGCCGCTCGCCGACGGCACCGTCGAGCGGGCCGACGTCACGACGACGCAGGTCGCCGGGCAGCTGTTCGGCACGTGGGTGTGGCCCTTCGAGCTGCTCTCGCTCCTGCTCCTCGCCGCGCTCGTCGGGGCGCTCGCGGTCGCGCGGGGCGAGCGCGCCGTCGACGGGGCGACGGCGCCGTGA
- the htpX gene encoding zinc metalloprotease HtpX: MHNHFNGLKTAGLLGGLWAILLVIGFAVAQGTGSSVFILVFALIGLATTAYGYWNSDKLAIKAMRAYPVTEAQAPAMYRIVSELSTRAGKPMPRLYISPTQAPNAFATGRNPENAAVCCTEGILGLLDERELRGVLGHELMHVYNRDILTGSVAAAIAGVISSIGQFLTFSALFGGSSDEDRNPIAGLALALLAPIAAVFVQMAISRTREYDADEDGATLTGDPLALASALRKLELGVARAPLAPTSQLVNASHMMIANPFRAQDVSRMMSTHPPMAERIARLEQMAYGHRITPS; encoded by the coding sequence ATGCACAACCACTTCAACGGCCTCAAGACCGCCGGGCTCCTCGGCGGTCTCTGGGCCATCCTGCTCGTCATCGGGTTCGCCGTGGCGCAGGGCACGGGGAGCAGCGTCTTCATCCTCGTCTTCGCCCTCATTGGCCTGGCGACGACCGCCTACGGCTACTGGAACTCCGACAAGCTGGCCATCAAGGCGATGCGCGCCTACCCGGTCACCGAGGCGCAGGCCCCGGCGATGTACCGGATCGTCAGCGAGCTGTCGACGCGCGCCGGCAAGCCGATGCCGCGCCTCTACATCTCGCCGACGCAGGCCCCGAACGCCTTCGCGACCGGCCGCAACCCCGAGAACGCCGCCGTCTGCTGCACCGAGGGCATCCTCGGCCTGCTCGACGAGCGCGAGCTGCGCGGGGTGCTCGGGCACGAGCTGATGCACGTCTACAACCGCGACATCCTCACCGGGTCGGTCGCGGCCGCCATCGCCGGTGTCATCTCCTCGATCGGCCAGTTCCTCACCTTCAGCGCCCTCTTCGGCGGCAGCAGCGACGAGGACCGCAACCCGATCGCCGGCCTCGCCCTCGCGCTGCTCGCGCCCATCGCGGCGGTGTTCGTCCAGATGGCGATCTCGCGCACCCGCGAGTACGACGCCGACGAGGACGGCGCCACCCTGACCGGCGACCCGCTGGCCCTCGCGAGCGCCCTGCGCAAGCTCGAGCTCGGCGTCGCCCGGGCCCCGCTGGCGCCGACGTCGCAGCTGGTCAACGCGAGCCACATGATGATCGCCAACCCCTTCCGGGCGCAGGACGTCAGCCGGATGATGTCGACCCACCCGCCGATGGCCGAGCGCATCGCCCGCCTCGAGCAGATGGCGTACGGCCACCGCATCACCCCGAGCTGA